The sequence below is a genomic window from Hyperolius riggenbachi isolate aHypRig1 chromosome 7, aHypRig1.pri, whole genome shotgun sequence.
CACCCGTCCTGTGTACTCTCCCTGTCCCATTTGTTATCTGGTCGTTTGCTCTCATCTTGTGCTCCTCCCAACCTCTGTTCTTCCCTGGTCCTGTTCTCACCCCATTCTGTGCTGTTCTTGCGGGAGGGGCAAAGCACAGGATGTGAGAGCACAGGACCAGTGCTCCACTGCTTGCCCCTGTGAAACTTGGGCAGCCACTGACTGAGTTTGTGACTGCTGCAaatacatctgaaataagaattatagccatcagacatgataagacaggctgcagcacTTCTGTTGTGTCttctctctcctacacactgAGAAAAGAGAAGTAATTAGATCCAGGCAGGCTGagagcaggagagggaggggcagagaaGGGAATCAGGCTAAGGAGACAATGCTTCAGCTTCAGgagaaataaggaagtgctactaatagtgtccatacatggtacaatttaaaaaaaacaaacgatcagataatttagtttgattattccgttagattgaatataaacatttttccagcatgcccgattggatttttattgtaaaaataatatatatataatataaatattttaAAGATAATCGTTTCttgttcttgatcgaaaaaaaacaatattttcaactttcattcaattcgatcgttttggttgaataaacgggaaaatagaacgtttttattgtaccgtgtataggCACcattacagatataaatgtgagtctggtCTACCCACTATGACGTACCAGATATAAACTATGTGTtcctctaactgtacacagtgcatagactacatatttgtactgccattcagacctttttttggctggaggtgctCTTTAAGGCTCCTTTGATCAACTGGAAAAAGTAAAAAGTATAAAATCTTGGATATCACTGTCAACTTTTGAATACTTTTTCTTCCCAGCCATAGGGATGGTCAGACATACTGATTGATTCCACAGAAATTCGGATTACCGAAAATGACGATTACCAATGCTGTGGATTTCTGATTAACGATTTCCAAGGAAAgactttttttgtcattttgttaataaaaTTAGTTAATTGTAATAATTCtacgtattggaccaatcagagaatactatggaaattttaggccaatcacaagactcagaaatACTCAGCAGTATCTGAgtcctgtgattggtctaaaattactgtggtaatcttttttgttttgtttttgctgaaaaattctgcattctctaattggtcaAATGCTTCCAAgccctgtgattgggctaaaattaccgagttgcggtaatgtggtatttccgcagaaatacgATTTCCGATTACCATTGCAGTAAGCCCATTTCAGATCGGAAATTTGATCATTTCAATTCAGCCATGAAAATTGATTTACTTCCCATCTTTCCAAATCTCTATTAATATTAGCTAGAAGGGGTATAAAGTTCTGTTGATAAAGCTCTTTAGATTAGGTTAATGCAGTTTAAGACCATTTCAATGGAAAGTTCTGAATGACATGAGTATTTATGTGAGTATTTATGTCTTGCGTCAGACCCAACGACATTACCTCACACTTATTATATTTAATCTTATAGTTGGACACATTACCATACACAGAGAACTCCTGCATTAAATTGGGCAGTGAGATGTGAGGTCAGGTCAAAAAGCAAAAGAAAATAGCAAGCCATCAGTGTATATGCAGCCTTGATCCCTGAAttcttaacctcttaaggaccgtaggcttacacccccatagagaccagtctattttttacaatgcaggccactgctgctttaagtgctcgctgcagggccgtacaacgcagcacaagtaattccccccgctttctgcctaccaacagagctttctgttggtgggctctgatctctcctgggatgtttgtttgtttatttatattttatttatttatctgtttgttttaataaatttggcatttttttaaattatttaattaTCCACCCTCCCTCACTCCTCCTGGCAGCAAAtcccagcgatcggctctcatagacattagcctatgagaACCGATCGTTCTTGgaacctcccagggggacagacgAGTGTCACAGCTTTCCCCAGTGCAGCGTTGCCTTAGATTGCACTGTACAGTGCAAATAGATGGCAATTTCGTCCATCTAATAGTCTCCTAGTGAagatcgccactgggaggctgatgacgagGCGAAGCACAAGATCTCCTGCAAAatactcccccaggacttgacgccaatcagccAGCCACCTAGGTAATGGAAGGCCTATACTGACAAGCATTCAGATAGCCCAGCCAGGACACCTCCTGGTCTTTGGCATCTGGCAGCCATGGGAACAAGAAGTTAGTTTGAAGTAGTGGAAAAAGGTAAAATCAAATGAAGTATGCCACTGGGGCGGCTATAGCCTCCCATGAAGCGCCCAGCATGAAACGGCCTTCAGGCTTCCTGTACCCGCCACCCACCATATAATACTTGCAAGCCAATTGGTGGCAGTGCCCAGTAGTAGATGCatatggtgcaaaagttgaggatgcaaggactggggaagagtctgtgtgcatggatagggaactggctaatagacagaaaacaaagagttgtggtcaatggatcgtactcacagtcgttagcagtggggtcccacaggggtctgtactgggtccagtgctcttcaatttatttattaatgacctagtagatgcagtagtgagcaatgttgctatttttgcagatgatacaaaattgtgcagaatcatcaactctcaggaagatagtgtcatattgcaacaggatctggataggatggctatatgggcacataaatggcagatgaaattcaatgttgaaaaaagtaaagtcatgcattttggtcataccaatggtctagcaccatacaaaataaatgggatacagttggggacatcaaacttggagaaggacttaggagtactcatcgacaacaagttaaataatcgtactcaatgccaagccgctgcagctaaagctaacaaaattttgggatgcattaaaagggaaataaaaactcgagatgctagcataatattgcccctgtttaactctctagtaaggccacatctggaatatggaattcagttcggggcaccacattacaaaaaagatattgcagttttagagcaggtgcagagacaagcaacaaaattgatacgtgggatggaaggtctcgcttatcaagaaaggttagataaactgggtttatttagtctagagaaaagacgccttagcggagctctaattaacatgtataaatacatcagagggcaatataatagcttagcggatgatctttttgtccctaggccttctcaaaggactagaggacatgatctgcacatggagaaaaacgttttagccatttatttaggaaagggttctttacagtaagagtgattaagatgtggaatgcattgccacaggaagtcgttatggcaaactctatacctgcatttaaagggggcttagatgctttccttgcgttgaaagacatccatggctacaattactaggtaatacctaatgatgttgatccagggattttatctgatttccatctggagtcgggaaggaatttttcccttttggggctaattggaccatgccttgtaagggttttttcgccttcctctggatcaacagggatatgtgagggagcaggctggagttgtactttgtactagttgaactcgatggacgtatgtcttttttcaaccaaaataactatgtaactatgtaacaaataaatataatgatttgGTCCTACCCTGTGGCTAGATACTGAAAAGTGGCTGGatatggatagtgtactggttgagggctctacctctggcacaggagaccagggttcaaattttcgactcttcctgttcagtaagccagcatctattcagtaggagaccttgattGCTCGATCGgcctggatggaaaatctagatcgGTCCGGgcagaaaatctaggtcgatcggctgctgcagcagatcaatggcccatagggttgcattgaatCGAATGATGCAACATTGCACGTCGATCGATTTTCAACagctttaattctgaaatctattgaaaatctgctcCTTGTGTgttaacacatcagatagattcctttcAGATTCGATCTGACAGGATTCTATttaatggttgaatctgctgctaatctataaTATAACTAAAGTATTTTAACTgcctctgtactggaaacaatatggactcttctctttgctaataattttctatttataagctgtactacacatacaattcatcatatcataagtgtattttcacttcagattccatttAAATGAGACCCATTTACCACTTTAGTTATCTCCTAAACTTAGAGGAAAGGTTTGATAAATTACTCTGTCTGTACAATAAGCTTTGTTTCACCTTCAAAAGAAAACATTTGATTTGCCTATTATGTTAATGAGTTACAAAGGCCTGGAGATAATTTGCATTCATTCATGACTCAGCGCCACAAGCTTACAAAAACACCAACACCAGAGACTCGACTTTATCAACACAATGAGTTTGGCAGCGAATATCATCACCGTCACTGTCACCACCATGCAAGTAGTAGTAGGTTTTACCTTAAATGCTTGCATTGTGTCTTTCAGCTTTAAAAGCATGAAGACTAGGCCAACCTCTAATCCCACCAGTTTGATCTACTTCATTATGGGACTGCTGAATGTCTTCATGGACCTGGTCTTCACCGTTGAGGCTTTTATCTATATCTTCACccctttgacattcttcactgaaGAAATATCTTTCACTATGATTATGCTGAGCATGACTGTGACTTACAGCAGCTTTTGGCTGACTGGCTGGCTCTGTACTTGCTACTGTGTTACCATTTCCAACTTCAGCCATTGGTTCCTCGGTATCTTAAAACAGTTCCTGGCTTCCTTTCTGCCACATATTCTTCTCTTGTCAGTCATAGGGCCATTTGTCATGAGTATTTTCCTGTTTTGGATGGCTAGAATGATATGTCCAATTCAGTCGTCAATAAATAATACTCAGACATCTTTTGGTTTCCCATTAGTCATTATTAATCCTGTATACAGTGTGATGGTCACTCTCTTGGGCTGCTGTCTACCCTTCATTCTCACTCTGGGCTCCACTGGAGTCACAGTCTCCTCTCTTATAAGACATATAAACAATATGAAATACAACGTGGCTGGAGACAATTGTCCAAACCTCCAGGCCCTCTTCAGTGCAACAAAAACAATGGTCCTGTTCCTCATATTCTCAATCATTTCCTATATCACTGAATTCCTGTGGATGACATTCCTCAGAAATCCTTTTTCAGATCGCAGCGTCATCATTTGGTTTATGATAACGTCTTTTCCAACAGCTGAAGCCATGATCATTGCCCAAGCCATTCCAAAGCTAAGGAAGATGATTCTGGACAGGATTCGTCCCACCACAAACAGAAAAAAACTGATCCACATCATTCTGTGCATAACATAATGACATCAAAGTTGCaatttaaaagcaaaaaaaaaaaagaaaaacccttaTCCTTTTAGGaatgtgcaaaataaaaaaatattatagTTCATagtggttgattcactaaattacagtaaaaaaaaatgctggttctaCCCTGACAGAACGGCACACCCTAGAGGCGACAAACTGATAAGagtcccagaaaaattagtggtCCGTAAACAAGAAACTGTCTATTCTCTGTACCGTTGATGTAATAAAGTGCCCATCACACATATAAGGTATTATACAAATTTTGGTGTTTGTACACTATCCCTGCTCCCCAGTGTTTGTAAAAAATGTCTCAGTCTGCAGCAATGGTCTGATGGCTGCACATACTAAGTTACAGGCAAAGGAGTAGATTTTGTACACCATCCCTTTCAGCCTGCCCTCAGTAGACAGTGCTTAGATTCTTATTACACTCAGGTTAGTGACCTAATGGTGTTTAAATACATACACAGAGAAGAAGGTAAGATCGATATCCATCACATTGATGTGTGACTGCttcaggctcggactgagccaccaaACTGCTGATTTTTCCATCGGTAGGCCCCGGccaccccgcctcctgggggccccaaagCTGAGAAGgaaggggcacagcgcaggaaggggggaaattgtgtgTGCACAGAATGGCggagagggggggaagcctcccccccttcctcacctagggccccccccttccgtgctcccccccttcaaaattgcagccagcggcagcagcggggaatagcttaccgagtcagatcgatagctctgcgtgccgctggtctggtcttctgcactgcactgtccaatcacactCTCGCAGTACttactgtgagagcgtgattggacagtgcagtgtaggagaccagaccagcagcggtacACAGAGCTATCTGATCCCGGTAAGTG
It includes:
- the LOC137526054 gene encoding taste receptor type 2 member 40-like, which codes for MSLAANIITVTVTTMQVVVGFTLNACIVSFSFKSMKTRPTSNPTSLIYFIMGLLNVFMDLVFTVEAFIYIFTPLTFFTEEISFTMIMLSMTVTYSSFWLTGWLCTCYCVTISNFSHWFLGILKQFLASFLPHILLLSVIGPFVMSIFLFWMARMICPIQSSINNTQTSFGFPLVIINPVYSVMVTLLGCCLPFILTLGSTGVTVSSLIRHINNMKYNVAGDNCPNLQALFSATKTMVLFLIFSIISYITEFLWMTFLRNPFSDRSVIIWFMITSFPTAEAMIIAQAIPKLRKMILDRIRPTTNRKKLIHIILCIT